In Clostridium sp. SY8519, one genomic interval encodes:
- a CDS encoding TnpV protein has product MQNEIYDEKNGLTYMLCGDYYLPELALTDIEPTYGKYGMLRKSYLQEHRKAKYQILLLQGKLVEHLNQIDAEARDREEQLVKQMMEKQGITEKLKRQDNMEWTRRMNTICHDAEEMILTEMIYTKG; this is encoded by the coding sequence ATGCAGAACGAAATTTACGATGAGAAAAATGGACTTACTTACATGTTATGTGGTGATTATTATTTGCCGGAATTGGCACTTACAGATATTGAACCAACATATGGGAAATATGGGATGCTTCGTAAAAGCTATTTACAGGAACACAGAAAGGCAAAATATCAAATATTGTTGTTACAAGGAAAACTTGTTGAGCATTTGAATCAGATTGATGCAGAAGCAAGGGATAGGGAAGAACAATTAGTAAAACAAATGATGGAGAAACAAGGAATTACAGAGAAATTAAAAAGACAGGACAACATGGAATGGACTAGGAGGATGAATACCATTTGTCATGATGCAGAAGAGATGATTTTGACGGAAATGATATACACGAAAGGATAA
- a CDS encoding DUF6262 family protein: MQKHDKMVALAKEKSAEMTETAITAIETMYRKNIKISVAELTKLTGLSRGFFYNNPNVKQVMMELKEKQQGMILRNPKSDAIAKAQEARIKSLEQKLSDSVPKNEYENLQKKYEELQVKYSQMKKETLLKMYDQL, translated from the coding sequence ATGCAGAAACACGATAAAATGGTAGCACTGGCAAAAGAAAAAAGTGCGGAAATGACGGAAACAGCAATAACAGCTATTGAAACAATGTATAGAAAAAATATAAAAATTTCAGTTGCTGAACTTACAAAATTAACAGGACTTTCCAGAGGTTTTTTCTATAATAATCCGAATGTGAAACAGGTCATGATGGAATTGAAGGAAAAACAACAGGGAATGATATTGCGAAATCCTAAAAGCGATGCTATTGCAAAAGCACAGGAAGCACGGATTAAGAGTTTAGAACAGAAATTATCCGATAGTGTTCCGAAAAACGAATATGAGAATCTACAGAAAAAATATGAAGAATTACAAGTGAAATATAGTCAAATGAAAAAGGAAACACTGTTGAAGATGTACGACCAATTATAG